AGAATATTGTTGCCAGTAATTGTACCTTTTGCTTTTAATTCTGAATTCCCTGCATTATTAAAGACTTCAAATGAATTAGGCACATCGCTTCCTACAAAACCTTTTTCATATGCCAACTGTTGATTATCAACTATAATTGGTGCTCTATCATCGGTATCCAACATTGTATCCATATGGAAATAGAATCCGACATTTTGAGGGCTACTACTTGTATTTTCTATACTATATTTAAATTCAAATTGATCTTCTACTAATTTTACAAATTGAGTAACTTGTATATCATTTATGGAATAGACAGTTTTAAATATACCATTCGAATAAGTTGTAGGCTGCAATATATTTGCTTTTAAGTTACTAGAACTACCATTTACTAATAATGAAGGTTGGGTTGTTGCTTTACCTGCACCATAAATTAAAATTCGATTATCATCATTTTCACTACCCGGATAGCCAAGATTTGTTCGCAAGTCAAAGCTACCATCTGGCGTAACATTTAATGCAAGATATTTATTCATTATATAATTTTCTGCACCTTCAATTTCAAAGTAACCTGATAACTTCTCTTGGCGTAATGGATGCAACATATTGTATTCCGTGTTATTTGCAATGTCATTAATACCGCTTTTAATGGCATCAATCTCTTTTTGAATTAGTGCACGGTCTTGGTTTGTCAATGTATCATTGCATGCTTGCAGTGTAAGCTCACGCAAACGAATTAAATTTGGATTTTGAATTTGGGCAAGCCCTGATTCAGCAGTTTGGATAAGTGATATTCCTGCTAGTCCATTTTGCTCCGCTTGTTCCAGCCCGCGAATTTGCCCTCTCATTTTTTCGCTAATACCAAGCCCTGCAGCATTATCGGCAGCTTTATTAACTTGGTAACCAGTAGATAATTTATTAAGTGTTTTATTCAACTCAGTATTTAGATGGTTATAACGATTTTGAGTAAATAGACCTTTGCTTTGTTGAATTTTCATAACTATTCTCCTAATATTATATATAGAACTATTTTATTATTATAACCCAATATTCTACAAAACAAGAAATGTAGTGAAATAAACTTTAAGGGATAGATAAACAGATAAAAAGTACGGGGTAATCAAATGTTTTTATTGGTATTTTTATTTTATATAAACAATAATGTTAAATTGTGTTATTGTTTAAATGTTGTTGTTAAAGATAAAGGATTAGAGAGGGGACGACAATGGAAATAAAGATATTAACTAAGAATGATTTTATATATTATTTAGAGTCACTAAATGAACTTTTTAGAATTTCATTTAATCGTGATATTCATCCGAATTTTCTAAAATGGAGGTATTATGATAATCCTTGTGATGATTTATTAGTTGCTGTTGCGATAGATAATAATAAAATTATTGCAAATTATTCTGCTTCACCTCATTTAATAGAGAATGATAAAACTACATATAAAGCTGCACTGTCAATGACAACAATGACACATCCTGATTATAACGGTCTCGGTTTATTTACTAAATTAGCTGAACTATTATATCAAGAGATGATTAGAAGAAATTACAGTTTAATTTGGGGGTTTCCTAATAATAACTCTCATGGCATTTTTAAAAATAAACTACAGTGGCAAGATATTTATGAAATTCCGACATTTACATTAAATCTATCCACAGCAAAAATGAATGATTTAGACGATCTTTATAGTTATGGTTTTGACAATAGCTTTGACAAAATAGTTATGTTTTCTAAAGAAAAACAATATCAGGTCAAAAAAAGTTCAGCGTATTATAAATGGCGTTATTTAAATAATCCTGTAAATGAATATTACAATTATTATTTGAAAGATTTGGATGTATATCGAGCTAATATTATTTATAAGGAATATGGAGCTAGTATAGATATTGTTGAAATCAACGGATTAACGGATGTTGATAAAATTAAATTAATAAAGAAATTAATAAATATTTTTAAAGAGCAGAAAAAAGAGCAAATAAATTGCTGGCTAAATGTAAATGATCCACTTCATAGTGCTTTTGAGAGAATTGGGTTTACAAATACTATGCCTATTACATATTTTGGAGCTAGAAGCCTTGATGAGAATATAAACATTCGTTCTTATAAATCGTGGAACATTTTTATGGGTGATTCAGATGTCTACTAAAAAAATAGTTGCTTTTACTGGAATTCGTTCAGACTATGATTTACTAAGCAAATTATATAGCGAAATAAATAAAATCGAGGGTTTTGAACTAAAATTAATTGTTAGTGGTGCACATCTTTCTGAAACGATGGCATACTCTGTGCAAGAAATAATAAAGGATGGCATTCCTATTTTAGCAAAAATTGAATCTTTATTAGACTCTAATAGTCTTGCTGGTAGGGTCAAGTCTTTATCTATTCTAATGCAAGGAGCCATCCATTCAATAGTAGATTATAATCCAGATTTAATAATTGTAGTTGGTGATAGAGAGGAAGTCCTAACTGGAGCAACGATTGGGACCTATTTAAATATACCTGTCGCGCATTTTTTTGGAGGCGATCATAGTACGGACGGTCATGTAGATAACCCTATCCGCCACGCTACTTCCAAATTAGCTAATATTCATTTTGTATCTAATGAAGTTTCAGAAAAAAGATTGCTTGCAATGGGCGAAGAAAAATCAAGAATTTTTAACATTGGTAGCCCTTCATTAGACAAATTTAAAGATACACCCATTTTAACTAAAGAAGAAGTGTTTAATAAGATAGGTATTTCAATGGATATTGAAGATTATGCATTGTTGATTTTTCATCCTGAAGCACAACATGAGCGGGACTCTGGAGAACATTTGAGTAATATATTGGATGTTTTAAAAGAAAAAAATATTTTTACATTTGTAGGATATCCAAATTCGGATAGTGGTCAAGTAGAGATTATCAATACATTAAAAAAATATTCTTCTGATACTAATTTTTTTATGTATAAAAACCTTCCAAGAGATATATTTGTAAATCTTTTTAGAAATAGTTCTTTTTTAATTGGGAATTCAAGTATGGGGATTTATGAAGCACCTATGATAAAAAAGCCAGTAATTAATGTAGGTAATCGGCAAGTCGGAAGATATTCTACTGAAAACGTTCTATTTGTTGATAGTTCTAAACAATCGATAAAAAATGCAATTCATAGACTATCAAATGTGGATTATATAGAAAAATTACAAAATGTAAAATCTATTTACGGGGACGGTCAATCCACACAAAGAGCATTAAAATTTTTACAAAATTTAAATTACAGTGATTTTATATATAAAATAACAGACCCATTGGAGGACTTAGATGAATGAGTAAAAATGTCGTGATTGTAACACCTCACCCAGATGATGAAACGCTAGGGTGTGGGGGTACTATTTTAAAACATGTAGAGCATGGTGATAAAATTTTTTGGCTAATTATTACTACTATGGGTAGCTTTTTTAAAGAAGAAGCTAAATTGAAAAGAGCTAAGGAAATTGCAAAGGTGGCAAAGCAATATAACTTCAATGAAACCTTTGAGTTGGGATTTGAAGCGGCTATGTTAGACCAAGTCCCAGAAAGTAATTTAATTGGAGCAATTAGTAGTGTTTTTCATAAAATTCAACCAAACATAATATACGTACCCTATCCAAGTGACATTCATTCTGATCATAAATTTGTGTTTGATGCAACTATGGCTTGTACTAAATGGTTTAGATACTCATCTGTAGAAAAAGTATTAGCTTATGAAACTTTATCTGAAACGGATTTTACAATAAATCCTGATGCAAACAATTTTAGACCTAATGTTTATGTTGATATTAAAGACTATTTACAGCGTAAGATTGAAATTATGAATATTTATGAATCAGAAATTAGTAACTTTCCATTTCCAAGAAGTGAAAAAGCTGTTTCATCACTTGCTTATGTTCGTGGTGCTGCAAGTGGCTTTGAGGCTGCAGAAGCATTTATGTTATTAAAAGAAAGGATTATATGATTGTTAGTAGGGTGCGCCAATATTTTTCTATCAAAGAATAACTGAAAGGGAGGCACAAGGTGTCCTCTTTCAGTTTTTTATTTTTGGAGTGCATTTTTTGATATTTCTAGGATTGAAGAAGGTATATACTCTTTTTGCATGGAAATAAGCCAAATAAAATCATCTTCAGCAATAATTTGAATGTCGTATCCAAGTTGGATGAGTTGCTCTGCTTTTAAATGTTTCGTGCTTTTGCCTCGTCGGTTATGACCGAGAATAACAAAAGCGGTGTCCTTAGTGACAGCCCCTTGCATTAAACCGCCACAAGCTCGTGCTTTTTTTGCAGCTTCTGCGCGTGTCATCGTAGAAAGAGCCCCTGTAAAGACGATTTGTTTATTATAAAATGGATGCATTATACGTTCGGTTAGATTAGTAAGAAAGATAATGTCATCGTTGTCCTTATTGGTGTTCATATAGATTCTCCTAAGAGCTTAATATTAAAGGGCGAGCCACTTGTTCGTAGGCTTGCATTTAGGCAATAACTACTGCTACTGTATTTGTAAAATAGTACTTTCACGTAAATAAGTAACGTTATATTGAATGGCTAATTGTTGTAAAAAACAAAGAAGCGCTGGTATTTGACAAGTAAGAAGCAGTTGCTCGTATGTTCGTTTTTCTTCTATTGAGGCTACTTTACGGAAATATCCCCACATATGCTGACAAGCATTGCGCATGCTGCCTTCAGTTGGCGTTTGTTGTAATGCAACTTCGATTAATTGTTTAATTTGTTCATGGCTCATCATGTCGCGCATGGCCAGACGGAGTTGATTGTAATGCTTTTGGCTATGAAACATAACGCGATATTTTTCTTCACGCCATAATTTTTCTGTTAGTTGACGTTGCATCTAATCACCTTTCACATAACTGTTTCAAACTCATTCTACTTGATTTAATGAAAACATCAAAATGTTTTTATGCTGGTATAGTAAAGCATTTATTAAAAATAGGGGAATTTGGGTAAGCTGATACAAGAGCTAGCGTAATAGTATGCAAACTATATTTTATCATTCAATGACCTATCGTAATGATTGAATTACATTTAGCAAATTGGTATATTAATGTATACATATACAATCGATGATGTGACTAAGTAAATAAGAAATGTGAAACAGAAAATATAGCCTAGGCTGAGAGCTATAGCACCCCTTCTTATTGAACCCTACCACGGAGATGTCAGTTAACAACTAACCGAGTAGTTTCGTTACAAACGTTTAGAGGGCATATTATTAATTATGCCGAACTAAGGTGGTACCACGTCAACTAGCGTAAAGACGTCCTTTATTAGGATGCTTTATGCTTTTTTTATGAACTTGATTTGGGCCTAGCTAAGGGATGAAGCCGAAAGATATGGATGCATGCCTTGACCGAATTAAGTTAAATGCTTCGCTGGGTAACATAGATTTTAAAAGGAGCTGTTTGAGCAGGCTCGAATAAAGTCTAGATGCTATTTTGTCGAAGTGAAATAGATTTTTTCAAAATAGGAGGAAAAAAGATGTCTCAAAAAACAAATGATTTTTCAAAATGGTATGTGGAAACGATACAAAAGGCGGATTTAATGGATTATACGCCGGTTCGTGGTTGTATTGCCTTTAAACCAGACGGCTATGAACTGTGGGAACATATTCAAGCGGAGATGGATAAGCGTTTTAAGGAAACAGGTCACCGCAATGCCTACTTCCCGATGCTTATTCCAGAATCTTTTTTCCAAAAGGAAAAGGATCATATTGAAGGATTTTCGCCAGAGCTTCCTTGGGTGACCGAAGCGGCAGGTGAACAATTAGAAGAGCGTTTAGCGCTGCGCCCAACTTCGGAAACAATGATTGGGCATTTGTATTCAAACTGGATTAAAAGTTATCGAGACCTTCCTGTTTTAATCAATCAATGGGCCAATGTATTCCGTTGGGAAAAGAAAACGCTGCCGTTTATCCGTACTTCGGAATTTTTATGGCAAGAAGGCCATACGGCGCATGTTGATGAAGAAGATGCACGGAAAGAAACAATGCAAATGTTAGCTATTTATAAAGAAGTTGTCGAAGGATTATTAGCAATTCCAGTCTATGATGGACAAAAAACACCGTCAGAACGTTTTGCTGGAGCAGTTGATACATTTTCAATTGAAGCGATGATGAAGGATGGCAAGGCCGTACAAGCAGGGACATCTCATTATTTAGGTACGAAATTTGCCGAAGCTTTTGATATCAAATATTTAAATAAAGAAAATAAACATGTCCATGTGCATACAACATCATGGGGTACGTCTACCCGTTTAATCGGTTCTGTTATTATGGTGCATGGTGATGAACAAGGTCTTGTTTTACCGCCAAGAATCGCTCCAACGCAAGTTGTGTTAATCCCAGTTGGTCCTTGGAAAAAGAACCCTAAGATTATCGAGAAATTAGATGAAATTTTTACTGCGTTAAAAGCAAAGGGCATCCGTGTGCGTCTTGATGATTCAGACCAATCACCTGGTTATAAGTTTAATGAATGGGAGCTAAAAGGTGTACCTGTGCGTATTGAATTGGGACCACGTGATTTAGAAAATCAGCAAGGCTTAATGAAAGCCCGAGATGAAGAAGAAAAAGTATCTGTTTCTTTAGAAACAATTGTAGAAAGCATAGAAACAGAACTTGAAACGATGCAAACGCGCCTATTTGAAAAAGCAAAAGCTTTCCGTTCAAACAACTCTCATACCCATATCGATTCAATGGAACAGTTAAAACAGCATTTAGCTCAATCAGAACAAAATGAAACAATCCCAGGTTGGATTTTAGCGGGTTGGTGTGGAGATGATGTGTGTGAAGAAAAGGTAAAAGAAGAAACAAAATTTACAACTCGTAATATACCATTTAACCCACCCGTTACAAAGCATACTTGCATTCATTGTGGGAAAGAAGCACAACATACAGTTTGGTTCGCCCGCGCTTACTAAATCTAACTTTGTATGGTAGAAAGCATGTTAACATGCTCAGAGTATTGACAAAGAGGCTGGGACATAACTAAAAAAATTTAAGGAACAGAGGAAAGGTGTTCATAAATTTTTGCTATATGGAGAACTTGCTATTCTTGCTTTAGCAATAAAAAAATAGAAGGGTGCACTAGTTGTTGGTAGCGAAGGCGGTGACTCCTGCTCAGAACGCACACAGCGTAAGACGCGGGCATTCCGCGCGTTAGCGAGGGTTACGGCTTACTGTGCTGAGCGGAAAGCACCGCCGAAGCGGACAATAACGGCGTAGCAAAAAAGTGTTAGATTGACTGCCATCAATCTAACACTTTTTCTCTTGGTCCCAGCCTCTTCTAACTGAATTGTGCTTAGATTTAGAGTATTTCGTTATGATTTCCTCTCTTTGAAATGTATCTTCTACTAACATTTTAATGCTTGTATTTGTAGTCTCCAGAATAGCCCCTTCTCCAAAAAAATGGAAAAATACAGCAATATTGCTTTTCTCGTCTTGATGTATATAGCTGATTTTGAGGTTGTCCCTCATATGGAAACAATAATGCAGTCACCTATTGAAAAAAGCTCTTCTTTACACTGTGTTACATTCCTTTTAATTTATTTTTACCTGTCAATAGAGCGTATCCTTTATGAAATACAGCATTTATAGTGAGTTACTTAAATTCTTTCTTGCTATATTTGTACTAATAAAATTTATGAAACTATAGTTGCGTAATTATGTAAATTAATGCATTATATTGTTAATAGGTATTAATATTTATGAATATATTTACATTTTTAGTATTTTAGGTATAATAGTTAATGATTGGAAAAAAGGATAACTGTCATGAGTCATAGATGACAAATTTAATGATTAGCTCTAAAATAATTGTAAATAGATGGGCTTTTCCATTCATACAAAAGAGCGAAATCACCTTTATTATTTATGCCTCTGATGCCGTTTGAAAGTGGTGATACATAACAGTCAAAATTAAGTATGTTAAATGTAATGAATTCTTAGCAATATGTGCGCTGCCTGTTGTTCATTCTAGGAAGCACAACTCCTTTGTTATTTTAAGGTGGAAGTATATTTACTTGAAATACCCGAAGTCAAACACCAAGGATATCTGCATTGTTAACTATTCATTTTGATTGTTAGAAGTAGCTCAAAGCCAAATCGCAATTAAAATAAATAATTGGTAAGGTGAATGATGGAAGAAATAAAACAATCATTAAGGCGAATTATCAGTAATTATCAACTATCGGATGAGTTTAGCCGTTGTTTAACCTCCTTGTTAGATCAACATGAAGGTGGTGATTTTAGTGATTTAAGTAAATTGCATTTTCAATTGAATGGCGGTATATTAACGAAATCTATCCAGGAAGTTTTTAATCTTTTGGAACTCTGGATTCTTTTTACAGATATTGTTGATGATATCGAAGACGGTGATGAATCAAAATGGGGAATAGAGGGGAATTTATTGCTTAATGCTTCGACAGCTTTCGTTAGTATCGTTATGTTGGAGCTACAAAAGGTAGAAATACCTTATAAAAGTGAGGTTACTCGTTTATTTTGCCATTACTTACTTCAAGCAGTTGATGGTCAGCATCATGACCTAATCAATCAGATTACATCTGAAGAAATGTATGTAGCTGTTGTTAAGAAGAAATCCGGTTCGTTAATAGCACTTTCTTCATTGCTCGGAGAAGTATTAGCAACTGGAAAGTATTCCGAAAAGCTTGAAATGAGTGCGTACTATATTGCAATGGTTGCACAGTTAAATAATGATTATGGCGACTTATTAAACTTACAAAAAGATTTACAAAACAAAAAAAGAACATTGCCAATATTGTATCTATTACAATATGAAGATTCAGCATTTGATGAATTACGCTTGTATTATAGTCAGCAGGTCGATTCAACAAAGAATATGTGCATTTCGCCACAGCAAATTGAAGCTTCAGGGTTATCTATATACATGCATCTATTACAGTCTAAATATCGAAATCTAGCACTTGAATTACTAAAAGAAATTTATCCAACTCAAGATGTATCGCTATTCCAAAAATATATTTAAGAGGTGAAGGACATGTTAGAAATCGTTCAATATATTAATAAAAATCGCAATATTTTAGATCTTTTAAAAGAAAAAAGAGTTTCACTTTTAAATGTAAATGAACTAGAGCAAAATTTAATTTTAGAATCCTTTGAACATGGTGAAAAGAAAACATTAAAGGATTCATATTTAATGTATTGGCGTCCGTAAACAGATGGAACAAGGAAAAGCTAAAATCTTAATTTCGCTTTTTCTCACTTTTTTCATACAGTTGTATTGTTTATCAGTTATCGTTAATGGGCCTATTATTGGAATTACCCTGGCTCAATCACAAGATCAAAGTTGGTATATTCAACAGATTGAAGAGGAAAGTTGGGCAGCATCTCAAAATTTAGAGCCCTATACGAAAGTTTTAGAATTAGATGGGATGAAGCTGTCAGTCAATACTTCATCCCCTTTTCTAATTACACAAGCGCATAGCATAACAATATGGCATGAAGGAAAAGTGGAAAAGTTAATCGTCTCGAATAAGAATATAAATGCACAATTAATAAAGCAATTAATAATGCCGTTATTATATACCTTAATCACAACTGCTTTTTGTCTTTTTTTATTTAAACAAATACTTACTAAGAACAAACAGTATTTGATTTTTCATTTACAGTTTACGGCATTAGCGTATATAAGTGCAGGTGCTGCAGGACGAGGAGATTTCATTAGTATTGTTATTAATTCATTAGCGATCTTCCTTAGCATTGTGAATTGTATTTTCTACTGTAATTATTTTTTAAGAACAATGAGTGATGCCTTTCAAAAAAAGTTGCGTAATGCTTTTTATGTTATCGGTATAATGATTGTAGTGATAAATATAGTGCGGATTTTCATGGAAGATCTTCTGAAAGTACAAATTATATTTGAACTATCAGTCTATTTAATTTTATCCTGCTTACTAGCAATTAATATTATTGTCGCAGCTAAAAGCAATGCTAAATACTATGCCAAGCCATTATTCTGCATCTTTTTTTTAGGAATTGGACCGTTTGCATTATGTTATGGCATTCCAACAATTTTTAATGTGCATCCATTTCTACCTGCAGATGTGACGGCGTTGTTTTTATTAGTGGTCCCTATTTGTCTGATTTACTTAGAGATGGCAGGGAATTTTGTTAACTTACAATATGCGCTTGATCGCATGTTTTCACATTTACAATTGGCGATTCCATTCAGTCTCATGTTATCGTTTATTTTACTAACTCTTGAGGAAGTACGCTCGTTTTACATATATAGTCTTTATTTTTTGATTACGTTTATTTCATCCATCTTACTGTTGTCATACAAGGAAAGTATGGAAGTACGGAATGCTCGTTATTTAAGTACTTTAAAGAACTATAATTTTTCCAATTTTTATCGCTTTATTAAATCATCAGCACATTATGCTACTAACTTCGACAAGCTTATGGAGTATATTAAACAAGAGCTAAATCTAATGTTAATGTTGAATAATATTGAGATTATAGAAGATCATTTAACACAATCTCTTGGTTATATAGAAGAACATAAGTGTCGTGCTATTTGTCCAAATTTAATTTATAAACATGACACGAAATACATATTGGTACTCTATGAAACAGTAGACTCTAAGTTGTTAGCAATCACAGACACAAAATTTCGTAAAATACCGTCCGAATCTTTAAAAATGCTTGAACTTTTTTTGTATTATGTTCAAAGCATTATCGATAATTCACTTAAGTTGGATGAACTTATGGCACAACTGACGAAGTTAGACAAATTGCAAGCACCTCGATGGTACAATAGGCTATGGATTTTGTCTTCAGAGAAAGAACGTTTACGGTTATCTACAGAGATACATGATACGATTTTACAAGATTTGATTCGTATGAGTCGTAATATGGAAGAAGCTGCAACAAAAGAAAAAGATGACAAAGAGGCTTTTATGCATTTGCGTGAAGAAGTACTGGATATTGTGGATAATACAAGAGAAATTTGTGAAAATTTATATCCGCCTTTAATCGATAGACTTGGTCTCCACCGCTCGTTAGAGGAGTTAATACAGAAATGTAAAATTCGGTTTAACTTTTTGATTAAAGAGGATTTTCAAAGGATTGAAGGTTTATCATTGCAGCAATCCACTACAATCTATCGTATTATTCAAGAGTTGCTCTCCAATGCAAATAAACATTCACAAGCACAGTCCGTCTATATTTCATTAACATCCCGAGCACAAAAAGTTTTTATTGACTATTGGGATGATGGAATTGGTATTGATATTGATGAAAATATTCAACAAGACTGTATGAAAAGTATAGGACTAATGGGAATGAAGGAGCGTATCAAGTATTATCAGGGGACATTTTTAATAAGCTCAAATCAGCCACAAGGGACAAATATTAAACTATCTATGAAAATAGGTGAGGATTTTGAAAATAATGGTATTGGATGACCATATTGCTATTGGTGAAGGCACACGGGCCATATTGCAAGCTGAACTAGACTGTCAAGCAGTGGTGTTTACAGATCCCTGTATTGCATTACAGCACTTATCTGAATCATTTTATGATATTTACTTAATTGATTTTAACTTAGCAGGGATGGATGGACTGCAATTTATTCAAAAGTTACTTAAAATTCATCCTGAAGCAATCGCGATTATTTATACAGGTTATAATATCGAGAAATATTTACCCGAATTATTAAACAAGGGGATATCAGGATTTATTAGTAAAACGGAAAGTAGAAAACAATTGATTGATACAATTCAATATGCACTTGAAGGGAAAGTTATTATTTCACTTTCGCTTCTTAAAAAGCTGTGTGTACATAATGTTGGAGCTAAAGAGTCTATAAACTTGACAGAGAGAGAACGACAAATTTTAGATTTTGTCAGAGATGGCTATACTAATAAGGCTATTGCACTAGAAATTCATTTAAGCCAACGGACAATAGAGAAAGTATTAACAACCATTTTTTCTAAGCTTGGTGTTGAATCACGAGCAGAGGCAGCTGTTAAATGGAATGAATTAACTACTTTAGAAACTGATAAATATCATTTTAATTAGGTATAAAGATTCGACTGAGGTTCATAAATTATGCGTTTTTTGCTAATAATGCAATAATTTTTTGTAAAATTAATACACATCTAATAACGACAAAACACTGGTAAAGTGTTTTGTCGTTTTTTTTACTTTGCTATCAACTAGTGTAAATATTTATTTTTTAATGTCAAGTGTGGTTTTCCGCATTATTTTAATCGGAAACCCGCCCTATAAAGTACGGTAAATGTATTGGTAGAATTTAAATAACGAGAGACAAGTGAGGTTACTTGGGTAGTTTAGTATATCGACATTAATAAATTTTACTACAAAACTATAATAAAAAAAGTTCAATGCTAATGGAGGTTAACATGAAAATTGGTGTAATTGGAGCCGGTGTAATGGGGAAAGGTGTAGCCCAAAGGTTTGCACAATATGGTCATAATGTTGTTTTATATGATATTTCTTCAAATGTTCTTGAAACTGCACGAGAAGAGATAAAAAAGAATTTAAAAATAGCAAGTATGTTTAATAAAACGATAGATGCTGAAAAAATTGTTGCCAATATCGACATTACATCAGGTTATGAAGGTTTTGCAGATATGGATTTTATTATTGAAAATGTAGATGAAAATATTAAAACGAAAGAAATCGTTTATAGAAATTTGGAGAAGGTTTGTAAACAAAAATGTATTTACTTGGTGAATACTTCATGCATTCCGATTACGCTTATTGGTTCATATACCGA
This DNA window, taken from Lysinibacillus sp. FSL M8-0337, encodes the following:
- the proS gene encoding proline--tRNA ligase — encoded protein: MSQKTNDFSKWYVETIQKADLMDYTPVRGCIAFKPDGYELWEHIQAEMDKRFKETGHRNAYFPMLIPESFFQKEKDHIEGFSPELPWVTEAAGEQLEERLALRPTSETMIGHLYSNWIKSYRDLPVLINQWANVFRWEKKTLPFIRTSEFLWQEGHTAHVDEEDARKETMQMLAIYKEVVEGLLAIPVYDGQKTPSERFAGAVDTFSIEAMMKDGKAVQAGTSHYLGTKFAEAFDIKYLNKENKHVHVHTTSWGTSTRLIGSVIMVHGDEQGLVLPPRIAPTQVVLIPVGPWKKNPKIIEKLDEIFTALKAKGIRVRLDDSDQSPGYKFNEWELKGVPVRIELGPRDLENQQGLMKARDEEEKVSVSLETIVESIETELETMQTRLFEKAKAFRSNNSHTHIDSMEQLKQHLAQSEQNETIPGWILAGWCGDDVCEEKVKEETKFTTRNIPFNPPVTKHTCIHCGKEAQHTVWFARAY
- the neuC gene encoding UDP-N-acetylglucosamine 2-epimerase encodes the protein MSTKKIVAFTGIRSDYDLLSKLYSEINKIEGFELKLIVSGAHLSETMAYSVQEIIKDGIPILAKIESLLDSNSLAGRVKSLSILMQGAIHSIVDYNPDLIIVVGDREEVLTGATIGTYLNIPVAHFFGGDHSTDGHVDNPIRHATSKLANIHFVSNEVSEKRLLAMGEEKSRIFNIGSPSLDKFKDTPILTKEEVFNKIGISMDIEDYALLIFHPEAQHERDSGEHLSNILDVLKEKNIFTFVGYPNSDSGQVEIINTLKKYSSDTNFFMYKNLPRDIFVNLFRNSSFLIGNSSMGIYEAPMIKKPVINVGNRQVGRYSTENVLFVDSSKQSIKNAIHRLSNVDYIEKLQNVKSIYGDGQSTQRALKFLQNLNYSDFIYKITDPLEDLDE
- the comX gene encoding competence pheromone ComX — protein: MLEIVQYINKNRNILDLLKEKRVSLLNVNELEQNLILESFEHGEKKTLKDSYLMYWRP
- a CDS encoding flagellin, translated to MKIQQSKGLFTQNRYNHLNTELNKTLNKLSTGYQVNKAADNAAGLGISEKMRGQIRGLEQAEQNGLAGISLIQTAESGLAQIQNPNLIRLRELTLQACNDTLTNQDRALIQKEIDAIKSGINDIANNTEYNMLHPLRQEKLSGYFEIEGAENYIMNKYLALNVTPDGSFDLRTNLGYPGSENDDNRILIYGAGKATTQPSLLVNGSSSNLKANILQPTTYSNGIFKTVYSINDIQVTQFVKLVEDQFEFKYSIENTSSSPQNVGFYFHMDTMLDTDDRAPIIVDNQQLAYEKGFVGSDVPNSFEVFNNAGNSELKAKGTITGNNILIAPDEFRVGQYTNIQSPAWTDNNRPVGDSGYALKWNERALTPGETLEVNTFYGLDVPPTVTDSTWTPSTVDSDYLLLQVGPNAGHHFKVVLTDARTTSLGIDGLNVLTREDAEQSLAFIDNASLYVSKERSKYGAYQNALEHILTNVNNAKENLISAESKLRDTDMAKEISKLQKDQVLLQASQSMMAHINQTSQGVLELLK
- a CDS encoding class 1 isoprenoid biosynthesis enzyme; this encodes MMEEIKQSLRRIISNYQLSDEFSRCLTSLLDQHEGGDFSDLSKLHFQLNGGILTKSIQEVFNLLELWILFTDIVDDIEDGDESKWGIEGNLLLNASTAFVSIVMLELQKVEIPYKSEVTRLFCHYLLQAVDGQHHDLINQITSEEMYVAVVKKKSGSLIALSSLLGEVLATGKYSEKLEMSAYYIAMVAQLNNDYGDLLNLQKDLQNKKRTLPILYLLQYEDSAFDELRLYYSQQVDSTKNMCISPQQIEASGLSIYMHLLQSKYRNLALELLKEIYPTQDVSLFQKYI
- a CDS encoding GNAT family N-acetyltransferase, with translation MEIKILTKNDFIYYLESLNELFRISFNRDIHPNFLKWRYYDNPCDDLLVAVAIDNNKIIANYSASPHLIENDKTTYKAALSMTTMTHPDYNGLGLFTKLAELLYQEMIRRNYSLIWGFPNNNSHGIFKNKLQWQDIYEIPTFTLNLSTAKMNDLDDLYSYGFDNSFDKIVMFSKEKQYQVKKSSAYYKWRYLNNPVNEYYNYYLKDLDVYRANIIYKEYGASIDIVEINGLTDVDKIKLIKKLINIFKEQKKEQINCWLNVNDPLHSAFERIGFTNTMPITYFGARSLDENINIRSYKSWNIFMGDSDVY
- a CDS encoding BRCT domain-containing protein; its protein translation is MNTNKDNDDIIFLTNLTERIMHPFYNKQIVFTGALSTMTRAEAAKKARACGGLMQGAVTKDTAFVILGHNRRGKSTKHLKAEQLIQLGYDIQIIAEDDFIWLISMQKEYIPSSILEISKNALQK
- a CDS encoding YbgA family protein yields the protein MQRQLTEKLWREEKYRVMFHSQKHYNQLRLAMRDMMSHEQIKQLIEVALQQTPTEGSMRNACQHMWGYFRKVASIEEKRTYEQLLLTCQIPALLCFLQQLAIQYNVTYLRESTILQIQ
- a CDS encoding PIG-L deacetylase family protein; the encoded protein is MSKNVVIVTPHPDDETLGCGGTILKHVEHGDKIFWLIITTMGSFFKEEAKLKRAKEIAKVAKQYNFNETFELGFEAAMLDQVPESNLIGAISSVFHKIQPNIIYVPYPSDIHSDHKFVFDATMACTKWFRYSSVEKVLAYETLSETDFTINPDANNFRPNVYVDIKDYLQRKIEIMNIYESEISNFPFPRSEKAVSSLAYVRGAASGFEAAEAFMLLKERII